The following proteins come from a genomic window of Proteiniphilum propionicum:
- a CDS encoding DUF6712 family protein — protein sequence METLIKSTAELQKYVKVNKSMNFEMFRSFLIDAQDKYILPYIGQETIDQIKDSESDKLREYLCRALGPFAMASATDEFSIGFGESGHTVARSEVLAPASDAKIEKAKESLYKRGWSNMDTALKYLEKQKETYPDWANNRQISTKLFENASEFQEKGLVDIDNSPLTFHHMRMLILRIESSETFKLLPEEMQDNFNKSEVAKITDAMQAYTGSRVAALHTSQSTKMQRSKPANGVEFKPTIRPLYDDIEQTGNYFAEQAIYWRGVLDEALVENDKKSEDENKMKFNGPDRKLFVATASRL from the coding sequence ATGGAAACATTAATAAAATCTACAGCTGAACTTCAGAAGTATGTAAAGGTAAACAAGTCGATGAATTTTGAAATGTTTCGTTCTTTTCTCATCGATGCCCAGGACAAGTATATACTACCATACATAGGTCAGGAAACTATTGATCAGATAAAAGACTCAGAAAGTGATAAGCTACGCGAATATCTTTGCCGTGCTCTTGGCCCATTTGCAATGGCTTCAGCTACAGATGAGTTTAGTATAGGTTTCGGAGAGAGCGGGCACACTGTTGCCCGGAGCGAGGTTTTGGCTCCAGCTTCAGATGCGAAAATTGAGAAGGCAAAGGAGAGCCTTTACAAGCGAGGTTGGAGTAATATGGATACAGCTCTTAAGTATCTTGAAAAGCAAAAAGAAACATATCCTGACTGGGCAAACAACCGACAGATATCAACCAAGTTGTTTGAAAATGCATCGGAGTTTCAGGAAAAAGGTTTAGTCGATATAGATAACAGCCCTCTCACATTTCACCATATGCGTATGCTGATACTTCGCATAGAGAGCAGTGAGACATTCAAGCTTCTACCTGAAGAAATGCAGGATAATTTCAATAAAAGTGAAGTGGCAAAAATCACTGATGCTATGCAGGCTTATACCGGTTCACGTGTGGCGGCTCTCCATACATCGCAGTCAACAAAGATGCAACGATCTAAACCCGCAAATGGAGTTGAATTCAAACCTACAATAAGACCATTATATGATGATATAGAACAAACGGGCAACTATTTTGCTGAGCAGGCAATTTATTGGCGTGGCGTGCTTGATGAAGCCTTGGTGGAAAATGATAAAAAGTCGGAAGATGAGAATAAAATGAAATTTAATGGCCCGGATCGTAAATTATTTGTTGCAACAGCTTCCAGATTATGA